From Plasmodium cynomolgi strain B DNA, chromosome 9, whole genome shotgun sequence:
GCGTagtggggcaaaaaaaaaaaaaaaaaacacaccgGCGGCCCCCGCTTGGGGTCCCCACCgttccttccttttcctcacaTGGCATTCAGTCAGCTTAAACGGGTCCGTGTATCCTATTCCTTCcagttttatatttcttgTTCCGTTTTCATCTGTGACGGTCAGGTAGGACACGTAGACTCGTGCGAAGTTGGCCTCCTCGGGGATTTTTAAGACAATCTTGGGAAAAGGGACAAAGGTGGAGGAAATAATATACCCCTATGCACACTTAGAAGTTACGCAACACACACCTGTGCGTATAGGAGTGGCGGAGTGGCGGCGTGGCAGCGTGACAGCGTGGCGGAGAACTGAGTCGACGGTCTTACCTCCTCGTTGAACTCAAGTGAGTAGGCCTCCAGGATGTACTGCCCTCGGACGAAGGAAGAGTTGTAGTTGGACTTCGACATGGACTGCacagagaaaaaggaaaaaaaaaatatgaagaggCTTCTCGTCTCCTGAGGTCAGAGAAGAATCTCCCTCATCGCAgtttttttgtgaacatCTTCCCAAGTCTTACTGTCTTCACATCATCGTTGTCGAATATCGCCGTACAGAAGAAATATATCTCTCCATTCTCCACCTCCGGTAAGTTTATTCcccttgaaaaaaaaaaaaaaaaaattgcggtCACGGAAAAGAGGGCTACATATAGGAAACACCCACTggggaaacacaaaaagggaaaaacaccTTCTATCCCCTCTCTCTCTGTATCATATGGagtcttttttaaaaatacctCAATTCTGAAAGGACGAAAATAACTTTGTGAGCATCCttcctttcctccttttttaaatattttttttaacgccgCATCTGTCATCTTGTTCTGGTTTTTATCTAAATTGGggaaggaggggggaggaggagaaaaatgtgcatatgaaaatgaggaaaaaattgtcaacGTCCTCCACAATTTACATCAAGTGCCACGCTGAATCATCACTGTGTGCAGTGTCAACCATAGTGGGAATTGTCAACCATTGTGGGGAGTGTATCCATCTTTTGCGGGAGGAGGAGGCGAGGCGAGCTAGGAGGAGACACCTTTGGAGGCTACACCAAATTGGGGGGCTACACATCCTGTATGAGTACTTCTAGAAGGGACACACCTCGGCGTAACTTCCCACAGGTTGAGCAGCTTCACCATTTATTGAAGAAAGACATAGGGAAGGGAACATGCCACTTCTGGTCAGCATGGCCGTTACTATGATGTGTAACTTCCCCGAATTATTTCTGTTCACGCTCTCTCTACAGTGGGCCATCGGAGCgctctccccctccccatACACGTCTGTGCTGcgttgtgtacatatgcatatatacgtatgtagtACATATGGTTGCACACAGGTACACGTGCGATAAGCATCTGAGCCGAATGCTGCCCCCATGGATGCCGCGTTGCATGCCGCGATGGAGGCCGTTCCGGTCCCGTCTTACCTCCCGTTGGACGAAGCCCCATGAACTGTCCTCCATAATTCTTGTTGTatgacattttaaaaaacaagtTTCGGCGTTGGTTTTCCGTTCGTGTTGTTCCTCAGAGGATGGCGGCGAATACGCGCAAGCAGTTTTTTCCTAATGGCGTGGCGGGTTTTGTAGCTGGGGGGAGAGGCAGTTGGGCAGGTTGAAGCGCGCGCAGTC
This genomic window contains:
- a CDS encoding hypothetical protein (putative), whose translation is MSYNKNYGGQFMGLRPTGDKNQNKMTDAAGINLPEVENGEIYFFCTAIFDNDDVKTSMSKSNYNSSFVRGQYILEAYSLEFNEEIVLKIPEEANFARVYVSYLTVTDENGTRNIKLEGIGYTDPFKLTECHVYPYARCKLNTAVGADETKGRPLKRSRGSAAYGG